From Etheostoma cragini isolate CJK2018 chromosome 10, CSU_Ecrag_1.0, whole genome shotgun sequence, the proteins below share one genomic window:
- the LOC117951324 gene encoding LIM and calponin homology domains-containing protein 1-like isoform X5, giving the protein MASPVADIGQSHQHHPVTNSAADSAFQEAQTWIEAATGRCFGDKDFRGGLENGILLCELLSSIKPGLVKKINRLPTPVAGLDNLSLFLRGCEELGLKGSQLFDPGDLQDTSTRPTAKGSDCSQKLKNVLITIYWLGRAANSCTSYNGPTLDLKEFEGLLSQMRKEAEEAESPQRSVRDSGYIDCWDSERSDSLSPPRHGREDSFDSLDSFGSRSQQTPSPDVLVARGSSDGRGSDSESDGPPHRKIPDIRKDDMLARRTSISEPRTAMPFNQYLPNKSNQSGYLPTPLRKKKNDKEDGARKSWSTATSPVGGDRPLSPNELPSLDDPPGESPSLSATPPLQPQIQIQKKNQTKKDDEEGKQTASTLCLEIHAAGLRRSSEPLPCRVPQPCAEPPMVNVTHLIITSEQSIRSCSEELFHHSTTLAANTAATPAVAAIPIITPGKHPPVLEQEEAAVTKGATGILLVAERDEKLARQMLISPKHISIQSPPHFLSVPTTVATGTTATTDTGRRKGRALSESDDPQGGNSWLASSLPATFSRTHSVSDDPQSVSMIDMRGEEEAILQPHSQVRHELMHNQYNRMKEEDDHWQDDLARWKNRRRSISQDLIKKEEERKMMEQLLSGDTCTSMRRRSIKTYREIVQDKERREDELRDAYRRARTPEEASFILQRYAQRFSISDAVLERLQLPKILDRSLSADPSFSGSPFPLSLSTSPTTPDPFDMDPNGPMKYLRQLSAPAPKFTSTLEAQIEEFPKDSSNQRPQIRSRSSEPPSTRNLSPKPVPLLTPRPYFHSGPTTAEPWPSKADGFLRVNGIGSDDFLSTTDSQGRESPPHFQASASKTSNSTVDAPSSAALPTCSTHTSTREESAVSTKAKEAQCGTEPVSKDVQAEKVIQHSTPPSRPTSLPSELQKPEESIGKTESQSVAAPEVKSSAAAQEMPLAEAKQEQDITEPSGQSICNLVQSGISTQQSQPVTLQASVPSFHEFQQRRENAPSLAAPGSFEYHPPRETTAEFANSVRSPLTTSNPKLRWEFFVPPEETEKDCRGNEKYQCEQEKLKEEWEKAQREVAEEERKYHEEERRILEETVTPLTPRSSALPSPSRGEVSSSSEPQDTIVRSLGDWERKQELLERHSKASTESVEWKRRENDRTSDISTADDSMKTGRSLGSQSSSQPETLGHSLHNGQKLPAMPSKTSTPVKKQEELSADSNKPNRPAGDRRSDPVDNIMCPSSSKSPTACPPPPDTLPPTPNRSVSGKKLCSSCGQPLGKGAAMIIETLSLYFHIHCFKCGVCKGQLGDTTTGTDVRIRNGLLNCHQCYIRSRSAGQPTTL; this is encoded by the exons GGGAAGTGACTGCAGCCAAAAGCTCAAGAAT GTTCTAATCACCATCTACTGGTTGGGTCGTGCTGCTAACAGCTGTACCTCCTACAACGGTCCCACGCTGGACCTGAAAGAGTTTGAGGGCCTGCTTTCACAGATGCGAAAG GAGGCAGAGGAGGCAGAGAGCCCTCAACGCAGCGTCCGGGACAGTGGCTACATCGACTGCTGGGACTCTGAGCGCAGCGACTCTCTCTCCCCACCACGCCACGGCCGCGAGGACTCGTTCGACAGTCTGGACTCCTTCGGCTCACGCTCACAACAAACCCCATCGCCGGACGTCCTGGTCGCCCGCGGCAGCAGTGATG GCCGCGGCAGTGACTCAGAGTCCGATGGTCCCCCCCACAGAAAGATACCTGACATACGTAAGGATGACATGTTGGCACGTCGGACGTCCATCAGCGAACCACGAACAGCCATGCCTTTCAACCAGTACCTGCCAAACAAGAGCAACCAGAGTGGATATTTGCCCACTCCACTCCGCAAGAAGAAGAACGATAAAGAAGATGGAGCACGCAAGAGTTGGAGTACTGCTACTTCACCTGTAGGGGGAGACAGACCACTCAG TCCAAATGAGCTCCCTAGCTTAGACGACCCACCTGGAGAGTCCCCCAGCTTGTCCGCTACCCCGCCCCTTCAACCCCAGATACAGATTCAGAAGAAGAACCAGACTAAAAAGGACGATGAGGAAGGGAAGCAGACTGCCTCTACACTTTGCCTTGAGATCCATGCAGCAGGCTTAAGGAGGAGCAGTGAGCCTCTGCCATGTAGAGTCCCCCAACCCTGTGCAGAGCCACCCATGGTGAACGTAACTCACCTGATCATCACCTCTGAGCAAAG TATTCGCTCGTGCTCAGAGGAACTCTTCCACCATTCCACGACTCTAGCAGCAAACACTGCAGCAACCCCCGCAGTTGCAGCAATCCCCATCATCACCCCCGGGAAGCATCCACCTGTGCTGGAGCAAGAGGAGGCGGCTGTGACAAAGGGAGCCACTGGTATCCTATTAGTCGCAGAACGAGATGAGAAGCTGGCTCGCCAAATGCTGATCTCTCCCAAACACATCAGTATTCAGAGTCCCCCCCACTTCCTTTCTGTGCCCACTACCGTGGCAACTGgtacaacagcaacaactgaTACAGGACGACGGAAGGGAAGGGCGCTCAGTGAAAGTGACGACCCACAAGGAGGGAACTCTTGGTTGGCAAGCAGTCTTCCAGCAAC ATTCAGCCGCACACATAGTGTGTCAGATGATCCACA GAGTGTAAGTATGATCGATATGCGTGGTGAGGAGGAGGCCATCTTGCAGCCCCACAGTCAGGTGCGTCATGAGCTGATGCACAACCAGTATAACAGGATGAAGGAAGAGGACGATCACTGGCAGGAT GACCTGGCCCGATGGAAAAATCGGAGGAGGAGTATTTCCCAGGACTTAAtcaagaaggaggaggagaggaagatgatGGAGCAGTTGCTGTCTGGAGACACCTGTACCTCCATGAGGAGGAGAAGCATCAAGACTTACAGAGAGATAGTGCAGGACAA GGAGCGTCGTGAGGATGAGCTGCGGGATGCATACAGGAGAGCCAGAACCCCAGAGGAGGCTTCATTCATCCTCCAGCGTTATGCCCAGCGTTTCTCCATCAGTGATGCAGTCCTGGAACGCCTACAGTTGCCAAAGATCCTGGACCGCAGCCTATCTGCTGATCCCTCCTTCTCCGGCTcacccttccctctctccctgtccaCCTCCCCAACGACCCCAGACCCCTTTGACATGGACCCCAACGGACCCATGAAGTATCTGCGCCAGCTGTCTGCCCCAGCTCCAAAGTTCACGTCTACACTGGAAGCGCAAATCGAGGAGTTTCCCAAAGACTCTTCAAACCAGCGGCCTCAGATTCGATCTCGCTCGTCTGAGCCGCCATCTACCAGAAACCTGTCGCCTAAACCTGTGCCTTTGCTGACGCCCAGGCCTTACTTCCATTCCGGACCTACAACGGCTGAACCATGGCCCAGCAAG GCGGATGGTTTTCTCCGAGTCAACGGCATAGGAAGTGACGACTTTCTTTCCACTACTGACAGTCAAGGAAGGGAATCTCCTCCTCATTTTCAGGCATCCGCTTCCAAAACCAGCAACAGCACTGTAGATGCTCCGTCGTCAGCAGCCTTACCAACATGCAGTACACACACCTCAACAAGAGAAGAAAGCGCTGTGTCAACAAAGGCCAAGGAGGCACAGTGTGGCACAGAACCTGTTTCTAAGGACGTCCAAGCCGAGAAAGTCATTCAGCATTCGACACCACCCAGCCGGCCCACCTCGCTGCCATCG GAGCTGCAGAAGCCAGAAGAAAGCATTGGGAAGACTGAAAGCCAGTCAGTAGCTGCTCCAGAGGTGAAGTCAAGTGCTGCAGCTCAAGAAATGCCTCTTGCAG aAGCCAAACAAGAACAAGACATAACTGAACCATCTGGTCAAAGCATCTGCAACCTTGTCCAGTCAGGGATCAGCACACAGCAAAGTCAGCCGGTAACTTTACAG GCAAGTGTTCCTAGTTTCCACGAGTTCCAACAGCGAAGAGAGAATGCACCAAGCTTAGCTGCACCAGGATCATTTGAGTATCACCCACCAAGGGAAACGACAGCCG AGTTTGCAAACAGTGTCAGGTCTCCGCTGACAACCAGCAACCCTAAGTTACGCTGGGAGTTCTTCGTTCCGCCAG AAGAGACGGAGAAGGATTGCCGTGGCAAC gaGAAGTACCAGTGCGAGCAGGAGAAGCTGAAGGAGGAGTGGGAGAAAGCACAGAGGGAGGTggcggaggaggagaggaagtaCCACGAGGAG GAGCGTAGGATACTGGAGGAAACTGTGACGCCTCTAACTCCCCGCTCCTCAGCTCTGCCCTCCCCCAGCCGAGGCGAGGTCTCCTCTAGCTCGGAGCCCCAGGACACCATCGTCCGTTCACTTGGTGACTGGGAACGCAAACAGGAACTGCTGGAGAGGCACTCG AAGGCAAGCACAGAGAGTGTCGAATGGAAACGAAGAGAAAACGACAGGACCAGTGATATCAGCACCGCTGATGACAGCATGAAAACAGGCAGAAG CTTGGGGAGTCAGAGCAGCAGTCAGCCGGAGACACTCGGTCACAGTCTGCACAACGGCCAAAAACTCCCTGCGATGCCGAGCAAAACCTCGACTCCTGTCAAGAAACAAGAAGAACTTTCAGCAGACAGCAACAAGCCCAACCGGCCTGCAGGAGACAGgag GAGTGATCCAGTAGATAATATCATGTGCCCCAGCTCATCAAAAAGCCCCACAGCATGTCCACCACCTCCAGACACACTGCCTCCAACACCTAACAG GTCTGTCAGTGGGAAGAAACTGTGCTCCAGCTGTGGGCAGCCGTTAGGGAAGGGGGCCGCCATGATCATAGAGACCCTCAGTCTTTACTTCCACATTCACTGCTTTAAG TGCGGCGTGTGTAAAGGACAGTTAGGCGACACGACCACGGGGACGGACGTCCGGATCAGAAACGGTCTCCTCAACTGCCACCAGTGCTACATCCGCTCCCGCT CGGCCGGACAGCCAACCACGTTGTGA
- the LOC117951324 gene encoding LIM and calponin homology domains-containing protein 1-like isoform X3 — protein sequence MASPVADIGQSHQHHPVTNSAADSAFQEAQTWIEAATGRCFGDKDFRGGLENGILLCELLSSIKPGLVKKINRLPTPVAGLDNLSLFLRGCEELGLKGSQLFDPGDLQDTSTRPTAKGSDCSQKLKNVLITIYWLGRAANSCTSYNGPTLDLKEFEGLLSQMRKEAEEAESPQRSVRDSGYIDCWDSERSDSLSPPRHGREDSFDSLDSFGSRSQQTPSPDVLVARGSSDGRGSDSESDGPPHRKIPDIRKDDMLARRTSISEPRTAMPFNQYLPNKSNQSGYLPTPLRKKKNDKEDGARKSWSTATSPVGGDRPLSPNELPSLDDPPGESPSLSATPPLQPQIQIQKKNQTKKDDEEGKQTASTLCLEIHAAGLRRSSEPLPCRVPQPCAEPPMVNVTHLIITSEQSIRSCSEELFHHSTTLAANTAATPAVAAIPIITPGKHPPVLEQEEAAVTKGATGILLVAERDEKLARQMLISPKHISIQSPPHFLSVPTTVATGTTATTDTGRRKGRALSESDDPQGGNSWLASSLPATFSRTHSVSDDPQSVSMIDMRGEEEAILQPHSQVRHELMHNQYNRMKEEDDHWQDDLARWKNRRRSISQDLIKKEEERKMMEQLLSGDTCTSMRRRSIKTYREIVQDKERREDELRDAYRRARTPEEASFILQRYAQRFSISDAVLERLQLPKILDRSLSADPSFSGSPFPLSLSTSPTTPDPFDMDPNGPMKYLRQLSAPAPKFTSTLEAQIEEFPKDSSNQRPQIRSRSSEPPSTRNLSPKPVPLLTPRPYFHSGPTTAEPWPSKADGFLRVNGIGSDDFLSTTDSQGRESPPHFQASASKTSNSTVDAPSSAALPTCSTHTSTREESAVSTKAKEAQCGTEPVSKDVQAEKVIQHSTPPSRPTSLPSELQKPEESIGKTESQSVAAPEVKSSAAAQEMPLAEAKQEQDITEPSGQSICNLVQSGISTQQSQPVTLQASVPSFHEFQQRRENAPSLAAPGSFEYHPPRETTAEETEKDCRGNVSVPVLPQARRGDRWSWDPDEERKRQERWQQEQERMLQEKYQCEQEKLKEEWEKAQREVAEEERKYHEEERRILEETVTPLTPRSSALPSPSRGEVSSSSEPQDTIVRSLGDWERKQELLERHSKASTESVEWKRRENDRTSDISTADDSMKTGRSLGSQSSSQPETLGHSLHNGQKLPAMPSKTSTPVKKQEELSADSNKPNRPAGDRRSDPVDNIMCPSSSKSPTACPPPPDTLPPTPNRSVSGKKLCSSCGQPLGKGAAMIIETLSLYFHIHCFKCGVCKGQLGDTTTGTDVRIRNGLLNCHQCYIRSRSAGQPTTL from the exons GGGAAGTGACTGCAGCCAAAAGCTCAAGAAT GTTCTAATCACCATCTACTGGTTGGGTCGTGCTGCTAACAGCTGTACCTCCTACAACGGTCCCACGCTGGACCTGAAAGAGTTTGAGGGCCTGCTTTCACAGATGCGAAAG GAGGCAGAGGAGGCAGAGAGCCCTCAACGCAGCGTCCGGGACAGTGGCTACATCGACTGCTGGGACTCTGAGCGCAGCGACTCTCTCTCCCCACCACGCCACGGCCGCGAGGACTCGTTCGACAGTCTGGACTCCTTCGGCTCACGCTCACAACAAACCCCATCGCCGGACGTCCTGGTCGCCCGCGGCAGCAGTGATG GCCGCGGCAGTGACTCAGAGTCCGATGGTCCCCCCCACAGAAAGATACCTGACATACGTAAGGATGACATGTTGGCACGTCGGACGTCCATCAGCGAACCACGAACAGCCATGCCTTTCAACCAGTACCTGCCAAACAAGAGCAACCAGAGTGGATATTTGCCCACTCCACTCCGCAAGAAGAAGAACGATAAAGAAGATGGAGCACGCAAGAGTTGGAGTACTGCTACTTCACCTGTAGGGGGAGACAGACCACTCAG TCCAAATGAGCTCCCTAGCTTAGACGACCCACCTGGAGAGTCCCCCAGCTTGTCCGCTACCCCGCCCCTTCAACCCCAGATACAGATTCAGAAGAAGAACCAGACTAAAAAGGACGATGAGGAAGGGAAGCAGACTGCCTCTACACTTTGCCTTGAGATCCATGCAGCAGGCTTAAGGAGGAGCAGTGAGCCTCTGCCATGTAGAGTCCCCCAACCCTGTGCAGAGCCACCCATGGTGAACGTAACTCACCTGATCATCACCTCTGAGCAAAG TATTCGCTCGTGCTCAGAGGAACTCTTCCACCATTCCACGACTCTAGCAGCAAACACTGCAGCAACCCCCGCAGTTGCAGCAATCCCCATCATCACCCCCGGGAAGCATCCACCTGTGCTGGAGCAAGAGGAGGCGGCTGTGACAAAGGGAGCCACTGGTATCCTATTAGTCGCAGAACGAGATGAGAAGCTGGCTCGCCAAATGCTGATCTCTCCCAAACACATCAGTATTCAGAGTCCCCCCCACTTCCTTTCTGTGCCCACTACCGTGGCAACTGgtacaacagcaacaactgaTACAGGACGACGGAAGGGAAGGGCGCTCAGTGAAAGTGACGACCCACAAGGAGGGAACTCTTGGTTGGCAAGCAGTCTTCCAGCAAC ATTCAGCCGCACACATAGTGTGTCAGATGATCCACA GAGTGTAAGTATGATCGATATGCGTGGTGAGGAGGAGGCCATCTTGCAGCCCCACAGTCAGGTGCGTCATGAGCTGATGCACAACCAGTATAACAGGATGAAGGAAGAGGACGATCACTGGCAGGAT GACCTGGCCCGATGGAAAAATCGGAGGAGGAGTATTTCCCAGGACTTAAtcaagaaggaggaggagaggaagatgatGGAGCAGTTGCTGTCTGGAGACACCTGTACCTCCATGAGGAGGAGAAGCATCAAGACTTACAGAGAGATAGTGCAGGACAA GGAGCGTCGTGAGGATGAGCTGCGGGATGCATACAGGAGAGCCAGAACCCCAGAGGAGGCTTCATTCATCCTCCAGCGTTATGCCCAGCGTTTCTCCATCAGTGATGCAGTCCTGGAACGCCTACAGTTGCCAAAGATCCTGGACCGCAGCCTATCTGCTGATCCCTCCTTCTCCGGCTcacccttccctctctccctgtccaCCTCCCCAACGACCCCAGACCCCTTTGACATGGACCCCAACGGACCCATGAAGTATCTGCGCCAGCTGTCTGCCCCAGCTCCAAAGTTCACGTCTACACTGGAAGCGCAAATCGAGGAGTTTCCCAAAGACTCTTCAAACCAGCGGCCTCAGATTCGATCTCGCTCGTCTGAGCCGCCATCTACCAGAAACCTGTCGCCTAAACCTGTGCCTTTGCTGACGCCCAGGCCTTACTTCCATTCCGGACCTACAACGGCTGAACCATGGCCCAGCAAG GCGGATGGTTTTCTCCGAGTCAACGGCATAGGAAGTGACGACTTTCTTTCCACTACTGACAGTCAAGGAAGGGAATCTCCTCCTCATTTTCAGGCATCCGCTTCCAAAACCAGCAACAGCACTGTAGATGCTCCGTCGTCAGCAGCCTTACCAACATGCAGTACACACACCTCAACAAGAGAAGAAAGCGCTGTGTCAACAAAGGCCAAGGAGGCACAGTGTGGCACAGAACCTGTTTCTAAGGACGTCCAAGCCGAGAAAGTCATTCAGCATTCGACACCACCCAGCCGGCCCACCTCGCTGCCATCG GAGCTGCAGAAGCCAGAAGAAAGCATTGGGAAGACTGAAAGCCAGTCAGTAGCTGCTCCAGAGGTGAAGTCAAGTGCTGCAGCTCAAGAAATGCCTCTTGCAG aAGCCAAACAAGAACAAGACATAACTGAACCATCTGGTCAAAGCATCTGCAACCTTGTCCAGTCAGGGATCAGCACACAGCAAAGTCAGCCGGTAACTTTACAG GCAAGTGTTCCTAGTTTCCACGAGTTCCAACAGCGAAGAGAGAATGCACCAAGCTTAGCTGCACCAGGATCATTTGAGTATCACCCACCAAGGGAAACGACAGCCG AAGAGACGGAGAAGGATTGCCGTGGCAAC GTGTCAGTCCCGGTGTTGCCCCAGGCCAGGCGGGGTGACCGCTGGTCTTGGGACCCGGATGAGGAGCGAAAGCGTCAGGAAAGGTGGCAGCAAGAGCAGGAGCGCATGCTGCAG gaGAAGTACCAGTGCGAGCAGGAGAAGCTGAAGGAGGAGTGGGAGAAAGCACAGAGGGAGGTggcggaggaggagaggaagtaCCACGAGGAG GAGCGTAGGATACTGGAGGAAACTGTGACGCCTCTAACTCCCCGCTCCTCAGCTCTGCCCTCCCCCAGCCGAGGCGAGGTCTCCTCTAGCTCGGAGCCCCAGGACACCATCGTCCGTTCACTTGGTGACTGGGAACGCAAACAGGAACTGCTGGAGAGGCACTCG AAGGCAAGCACAGAGAGTGTCGAATGGAAACGAAGAGAAAACGACAGGACCAGTGATATCAGCACCGCTGATGACAGCATGAAAACAGGCAGAAG CTTGGGGAGTCAGAGCAGCAGTCAGCCGGAGACACTCGGTCACAGTCTGCACAACGGCCAAAAACTCCCTGCGATGCCGAGCAAAACCTCGACTCCTGTCAAGAAACAAGAAGAACTTTCAGCAGACAGCAACAAGCCCAACCGGCCTGCAGGAGACAGgag GAGTGATCCAGTAGATAATATCATGTGCCCCAGCTCATCAAAAAGCCCCACAGCATGTCCACCACCTCCAGACACACTGCCTCCAACACCTAACAG GTCTGTCAGTGGGAAGAAACTGTGCTCCAGCTGTGGGCAGCCGTTAGGGAAGGGGGCCGCCATGATCATAGAGACCCTCAGTCTTTACTTCCACATTCACTGCTTTAAG TGCGGCGTGTGTAAAGGACAGTTAGGCGACACGACCACGGGGACGGACGTCCGGATCAGAAACGGTCTCCTCAACTGCCACCAGTGCTACATCCGCTCCCGCT CGGCCGGACAGCCAACCACGTTGTGA
- the LOC117951324 gene encoding LIM and calponin homology domains-containing protein 1-like isoform X8, producing the protein MASPVADIGQSHQHHPVTNSAADSAFQEAQTWIEAATGRCFGDKDFRGGLENGILLCELLSSIKPGLVKKINRLPTPVAGLDNLSLFLRGCEELGLKGSQLFDPGDLQDTSTRPTAKGSDCSQKLKNVLITIYWLGRAANSCTSYNGPTLDLKEFEGLLSQMRKEAEEAESPQRSVRDSGYIDCWDSERSDSLSPPRHGREDSFDSLDSFGSRSQQTPSPDVLVARGSSDGRGSDSESDGPPHRKIPDIRKDDMLARRTSISEPRTAMPFNQYLPNKSNQSGYLPTPLRKKKNDKEDGARKSWSTATSPVGGDRPLSPNELPSLDDPPGESPSLSATPPLQPQIQIQKKNQTKKDDEEGKQTASTLCLEIHAAGLRRSSEPLPCRVPQPCAEPPMVNVTHLIITSEQRSVSMIDMRGEEEAILQPHSQVRHELMHNQYNRMKEEDDHWQDDLARWKNRRRSISQDLIKKEEERKMMEQLLSGDTCTSMRRRSIKTYREIVQDKERREDELRDAYRRARTPEEASFILQRYAQRFSISDAVLERLQLPKILDRSLSADPSFSGSPFPLSLSTSPTTPDPFDMDPNGPMKYLRQLSAPAPKFTSTLEAQIEEFPKDSSNQRPQIRSRSSEPPSTRNLSPKPVPLLTPRPYFHSGPTTAEPWPSKADGFLRVNGIGSDDFLSTTDSQGRESPPHFQASASKTSNSTVDAPSSAALPTCSTHTSTREESAVSTKAKEAQCGTEPVSKDVQAEKVIQHSTPPSRPTSLPSELQKPEESIGKTESQSVAAPEVKSSAAAQEMPLAEAKQEQDITEPSGQSICNLVQSGISTQQSQPVTLQASVPSFHEFQQRRENAPSLAAPGSFEYHPPRETTAEFANSVRSPLTTSNPKLRWEFFVPPEETEKDCRGNVSVPVLPQARRGDRWSWDPDEERKRQERWQQEQERMLQEKYQCEQEKLKEEWEKAQREVAEEERKYHEEERRILEETVTPLTPRSSALPSPSRGEVSSSSEPQDTIVRSLGDWERKQELLERHSKASTESVEWKRRENDRTSDISTADDSMKTGRSLGSQSSSQPETLGHSLHNGQKLPAMPSKTSTPVKKQEELSADSNKPNRPAGDRRSDPVDNIMCPSSSKSPTACPPPPDTLPPTPNRSVSGKKLCSSCGQPLGKGAAMIIETLSLYFHIHCFKCGVCKGQLGDTTTGTDVRIRNGLLNCHQCYIRSRSAGQPTTL; encoded by the exons GGGAAGTGACTGCAGCCAAAAGCTCAAGAAT GTTCTAATCACCATCTACTGGTTGGGTCGTGCTGCTAACAGCTGTACCTCCTACAACGGTCCCACGCTGGACCTGAAAGAGTTTGAGGGCCTGCTTTCACAGATGCGAAAG GAGGCAGAGGAGGCAGAGAGCCCTCAACGCAGCGTCCGGGACAGTGGCTACATCGACTGCTGGGACTCTGAGCGCAGCGACTCTCTCTCCCCACCACGCCACGGCCGCGAGGACTCGTTCGACAGTCTGGACTCCTTCGGCTCACGCTCACAACAAACCCCATCGCCGGACGTCCTGGTCGCCCGCGGCAGCAGTGATG GCCGCGGCAGTGACTCAGAGTCCGATGGTCCCCCCCACAGAAAGATACCTGACATACGTAAGGATGACATGTTGGCACGTCGGACGTCCATCAGCGAACCACGAACAGCCATGCCTTTCAACCAGTACCTGCCAAACAAGAGCAACCAGAGTGGATATTTGCCCACTCCACTCCGCAAGAAGAAGAACGATAAAGAAGATGGAGCACGCAAGAGTTGGAGTACTGCTACTTCACCTGTAGGGGGAGACAGACCACTCAG TCCAAATGAGCTCCCTAGCTTAGACGACCCACCTGGAGAGTCCCCCAGCTTGTCCGCTACCCCGCCCCTTCAACCCCAGATACAGATTCAGAAGAAGAACCAGACTAAAAAGGACGATGAGGAAGGGAAGCAGACTGCCTCTACACTTTGCCTTGAGATCCATGCAGCAGGCTTAAGGAGGAGCAGTGAGCCTCTGCCATGTAGAGTCCCCCAACCCTGTGCAGAGCCACCCATGGTGAACGTAACTCACCTGATCATCACCTCTGAGCAAAG GAGTGTAAGTATGATCGATATGCGTGGTGAGGAGGAGGCCATCTTGCAGCCCCACAGTCAGGTGCGTCATGAGCTGATGCACAACCAGTATAACAGGATGAAGGAAGAGGACGATCACTGGCAGGAT GACCTGGCCCGATGGAAAAATCGGAGGAGGAGTATTTCCCAGGACTTAAtcaagaaggaggaggagaggaagatgatGGAGCAGTTGCTGTCTGGAGACACCTGTACCTCCATGAGGAGGAGAAGCATCAAGACTTACAGAGAGATAGTGCAGGACAA GGAGCGTCGTGAGGATGAGCTGCGGGATGCATACAGGAGAGCCAGAACCCCAGAGGAGGCTTCATTCATCCTCCAGCGTTATGCCCAGCGTTTCTCCATCAGTGATGCAGTCCTGGAACGCCTACAGTTGCCAAAGATCCTGGACCGCAGCCTATCTGCTGATCCCTCCTTCTCCGGCTcacccttccctctctccctgtccaCCTCCCCAACGACCCCAGACCCCTTTGACATGGACCCCAACGGACCCATGAAGTATCTGCGCCAGCTGTCTGCCCCAGCTCCAAAGTTCACGTCTACACTGGAAGCGCAAATCGAGGAGTTTCCCAAAGACTCTTCAAACCAGCGGCCTCAGATTCGATCTCGCTCGTCTGAGCCGCCATCTACCAGAAACCTGTCGCCTAAACCTGTGCCTTTGCTGACGCCCAGGCCTTACTTCCATTCCGGACCTACAACGGCTGAACCATGGCCCAGCAAG GCGGATGGTTTTCTCCGAGTCAACGGCATAGGAAGTGACGACTTTCTTTCCACTACTGACAGTCAAGGAAGGGAATCTCCTCCTCATTTTCAGGCATCCGCTTCCAAAACCAGCAACAGCACTGTAGATGCTCCGTCGTCAGCAGCCTTACCAACATGCAGTACACACACCTCAACAAGAGAAGAAAGCGCTGTGTCAACAAAGGCCAAGGAGGCACAGTGTGGCACAGAACCTGTTTCTAAGGACGTCCAAGCCGAGAAAGTCATTCAGCATTCGACACCACCCAGCCGGCCCACCTCGCTGCCATCG GAGCTGCAGAAGCCAGAAGAAAGCATTGGGAAGACTGAAAGCCAGTCAGTAGCTGCTCCAGAGGTGAAGTCAAGTGCTGCAGCTCAAGAAATGCCTCTTGCAG aAGCCAAACAAGAACAAGACATAACTGAACCATCTGGTCAAAGCATCTGCAACCTTGTCCAGTCAGGGATCAGCACACAGCAAAGTCAGCCGGTAACTTTACAG GCAAGTGTTCCTAGTTTCCACGAGTTCCAACAGCGAAGAGAGAATGCACCAAGCTTAGCTGCACCAGGATCATTTGAGTATCACCCACCAAGGGAAACGACAGCCG AGTTTGCAAACAGTGTCAGGTCTCCGCTGACAACCAGCAACCCTAAGTTACGCTGGGAGTTCTTCGTTCCGCCAG AAGAGACGGAGAAGGATTGCCGTGGCAAC GTGTCAGTCCCGGTGTTGCCCCAGGCCAGGCGGGGTGACCGCTGGTCTTGGGACCCGGATGAGGAGCGAAAGCGTCAGGAAAGGTGGCAGCAAGAGCAGGAGCGCATGCTGCAG gaGAAGTACCAGTGCGAGCAGGAGAAGCTGAAGGAGGAGTGGGAGAAAGCACAGAGGGAGGTggcggaggaggagaggaagtaCCACGAGGAG GAGCGTAGGATACTGGAGGAAACTGTGACGCCTCTAACTCCCCGCTCCTCAGCTCTGCCCTCCCCCAGCCGAGGCGAGGTCTCCTCTAGCTCGGAGCCCCAGGACACCATCGTCCGTTCACTTGGTGACTGGGAACGCAAACAGGAACTGCTGGAGAGGCACTCG AAGGCAAGCACAGAGAGTGTCGAATGGAAACGAAGAGAAAACGACAGGACCAGTGATATCAGCACCGCTGATGACAGCATGAAAACAGGCAGAAG CTTGGGGAGTCAGAGCAGCAGTCAGCCGGAGACACTCGGTCACAGTCTGCACAACGGCCAAAAACTCCCTGCGATGCCGAGCAAAACCTCGACTCCTGTCAAGAAACAAGAAGAACTTTCAGCAGACAGCAACAAGCCCAACCGGCCTGCAGGAGACAGgag GAGTGATCCAGTAGATAATATCATGTGCCCCAGCTCATCAAAAAGCCCCACAGCATGTCCACCACCTCCAGACACACTGCCTCCAACACCTAACAG GTCTGTCAGTGGGAAGAAACTGTGCTCCAGCTGTGGGCAGCCGTTAGGGAAGGGGGCCGCCATGATCATAGAGACCCTCAGTCTTTACTTCCACATTCACTGCTTTAAG TGCGGCGTGTGTAAAGGACAGTTAGGCGACACGACCACGGGGACGGACGTCCGGATCAGAAACGGTCTCCTCAACTGCCACCAGTGCTACATCCGCTCCCGCT CGGCCGGACAGCCAACCACGTTGTGA